The Sphaerodactylus townsendi isolate TG3544 linkage group LG11, MPM_Stown_v2.3, whole genome shotgun sequence sequence cctttccctccccgtcAGGGGCCAAGTCCCGGTCCCGGCCGAAGCGGAGGCATCTGGCTCGGCGACCCGCCGCTCCGCCCGCGGCCAACAACACCGCGGCGGCGACAAGCGATCGGGCCTCCGACCCGGAAGCTCATCGGGCGCCGGAGCCGCACGGGAAGCGGATTTGCTGCCGGGGGTGGGGTCGGAGGGGAGGAGCCGGCAGGGAGGAGCGGAGGAAACGCCTGGCGGGGCCGGAGGATGCGCTCCTGCAAGGCGGAAGGGGAGAGGGTCGCTCGGGACCTGCAGGTAAGGGGGACGAGCCGGGGAAGCCTGGTCGGATTGGTGTCCCCTCTTTTTTTGCACGCCGGTGTTGCTTTCCGTTGCCTCAGGCTCAATTCCGCACTGTATATTTATaccgagttgcaatcgttataaatggaCTCGTTtaccctttttataaatggaacatGTGCTCATTTGTAACGATTGCAGCGCGTTAGAAATATGCAGTGCGGAATCCACAGTGCGGAATAGTTTAGGCTGTGGGCGTTGCAATCTTTTGAACTCAGACGTGGAACTTGAAATGTTGCGCAGGCTTAAGTCGTGTGCACGATTTCCTTAGGAGTAATGCCCACTGAATTCAGTTGAAGTCTGTAGACTTCTTGTGTTCGTCGTGGTTGCCCTCTGTGTACATAAACCTATGTTTAGGGAAGCTTagactctctctttctcactggcATGCTTGTTTTGTATTTGCAAGGAGATGGTTTCCTTTCTCACTAAAGAAGAAACATTCAAACGTTCGATTTCCTGTTCATCTTAAAGCGATGCAGCGAAGGAATTCACGTTGCTTTTGGTATATATACAAATTGCATTAATTGCGTTTTGGTTTTCCGTGCTCTAATATAAGTGTTTACCATCTTTGTATTATTGAGGAAGCATACACAAAAGTCATGTTTATTGCCCACTACCCCTCTGTCTGCAGTtgatacccccacccccacaaatgaTGTGTTTCCCCTGGAACCAATTTCACCCTACAGCACTGGTTCTAAATGGACCAAGGCTATTAATTTAATGTCAGTTTAAGTGATTCCCAGCCCTGGTTCTATATTCAGGCCTGTAATCATTACTCAGATTAATCGACACAGAATCTCACATGTCATGTTTGATGTATGACATCTTGCTATCAAGGTGATTAAAGGATCGTATTGGGTTGTACTTGCAATGCAAGTTTACCAACTGACATGGAATTACTGAGATCGTAATTATCCCAAACTAATTacctgaaaaaaaaaggatgtgATCTTGTCTGCGTGGGAATCTGGGATAGAGCCACGCACTGAAAATGGGCAGCTTGGGTTGGAAGGTTTTTGTGACCAGGCGAGAGACTGGCAGTGGTGTCTCATCACACAAGACATCCCACCTTGGCCTTTAGTTTGCTCAGGATCAGATAATTCTGTCCAGACTTGAGCATTGAACATAGCCTCTGTCTTGACTATGCAGCTCTGTATTTCATGGATGccccactgctttttaaaaacatttaggattaaaactttattttgttaAGCTTAATAGTTTCATTTTTACTTTGGCATGGGTTGAACTATCAGCAACGGTTTCATCCTTACAATTCCTTAAGTTCAACAAATAACTGTTATTAGGAGTGATCCAGAACAATTTTGGTATAGGAATAGTTTAAATAATGTACCAGTTTTAGCTTTAAAACATTCATAAAACCTAacacagaaatctctcagcccatgtggaggcaggcaatggcaaactacctccaaatgtctctttccttgaaatgacttgatggcacttttcacaccCACACAGAATGCAGTAAAAATGTTATTGCTGCCATAGGAAATATTGAATCTTGTctcaatgttttaattttgttactTGATTTGGATTTCATGACAATAGTTATTTTTCAATTTCAATATAAATCCTGATCCTTAAATATGAACATAAATCTTACTTAGAATTTTCCTTCTGTATACTCATCACAGTTTAGAGATCTACATTCATAGTTTCCTTGTGCTTATCTTTCCATCAGATTGGTCAGCGTTGTAAGCGTTGATAGTAGAGTATTTGTTTAAAGGACAAGAAGTATGAATCCTTTCAAGTCATACATGCTGACAGGAAGAGATGTGAGTTCAACACCAGTCCCCACATTTAGGTGGCTTGAAATGATAGgtttagattagattagaataCATTTGCATACAACTGCCCTGTTGCAGTGTCAAAATTGATAATTCAGTGCTGTGCACCCAGTTTCTGTTCAGTGTTGCGAACTGCAAGGATAACTCCAAATTCTAAACATAGATCAGGAACTATATGTGAATCCCATTTTTTGTATATATGGTTTCTGATCAGCAAAGGAATGAAGCACACATTATTAGCATCAGATCTGTTATTTCCTTGGGCAACCCAATTCGTGGTAGAGGAACTGGCACTTGGGACTGGTGCAGGGCTGCACCAGTATGTGTCCACCCTGCCAGTTAAGTGGCACTTACTCCAGCAAGGAGGACAAACAGGGAGGTGGATGGACACCACAGAGATCTGTGGTGCCGGAGCCAGAATTGGGGTCCGGCTCTTGACTCTGGTAGCCTAAACCAGGCTGCCAGTGCAGCTGGGGTCAGACTAGGGACATTCCTGGGGGGCAGAGCTGACCGTAGTCTGCTTTCACAGGGCATTTGGCTCAGGAATGCCTCCAGCGCAGCAGTCAGGCTTACACCACCCACAAGGGTCTGCTTTGGGCTACAGGGTATTCTCCAGTGGCCAGgaactttcttcttttctctaacTCTTCATGCCACCTAGATCCCTTCTGGAAGCGGCACCGACCCTGGCCACTTCAGCTTTCTGGATTGAGCTATTTTGATCTATCCTGTGTTCCTTAAACAGGATAATTCTGCactggctttctttttttaattttcagaagcTAACCAAATAGTCAAAGCCTAAGTACAAATTACAAAGTACAAAGCAAAAAAGaggttccttctgcacatgcagaataatgaactttcagtccactttcaatgcactttgctgctggattttactgtgtggagtagcaaaatccacttgcaaatgtgaaaattgcaaattgcaaattgtgaaaatggattgaaagtgcattattctgcatgtgcggaaggggagggagagaatgacAGATCCTCTTAGAGAATGAAAACATAATTTTTTACTGACTTGCTTTTTAttgatctgattttttaaatttttattcttTTCAGTAACAAAGGAGTAATAAATCATGGGAAACCCAGAGGTTACAACTGATGCTTATGTGGCTGTCATTCGTCCCAAAAATACTGCAAGTCTGAATTCTTGTGAATATCGGGCCAAATCGTATGAGGTGGGTAGAGATGGCATAAAATGGAGTCATGTTATATAACTGTAGGCAGCAGAGATTCAACTTCAGTGAAAATGATGTTCTTGTCATAGATGTATGGTATATCTACAATCATGGTGTAATCAAGCTTGGTTGGAAACTCAGGAGATGTTTTATAAGGGTATCACTTTTGTATACAAAATAGTTCTTCACAAGCCCTGTCTTTACTTGTCACGTTGCCTTTTGCCTTTTGCCTTTCATGTAAGTTATtactaaataattttaaatttcaacaatataattttaaacagtttatcttaaaatataattttaaataatttcaggAGCCATAATGCAGATGGACCTCAGTGCTTCTCATCTCTTAAGACCAGACTTACAACATTAAGAATGATCATCACCAAGATAGTAAATTCTTGGTGAAGTTACTCAGAATATTAAGCAGAAAATAGATGTTTTGTAATCATTCTATAACAGAATGTACAAGATGGTAATATCTCTAGGGTTCTGATTTATCTCTGTGCAAAAGCTATGTATTTTATAAGCAGGTTCCTTGCGATAACAGCTTATCTGCCATAGTGAAAATGTGGCATTCATAGAAAAGTACAGCCTAGTATCTCTGTTGTAGAATGTGTAATGAGCGAAATTGTCTTGTGACAATCTCACATTGAGGACATTGTTGCCAGTAGGAGAGGTATAAACATTAGAAAGCCAGTGTTTAAAGCTTATTTTATACCTACATAAAATATAAGTGTAAAATAACTGACTTGTATGGAGCCGAAGATTGAAGGCCCCTTTGTCTTTGGAAGAGAGTGTAGCAAGTTCCAGTTCCTTCCCCTCTTCGCCATTGCAGACCCCCACTCCATTTTGCCTTCCTGCTGTTTCTGAGGGGTTACTATTTGGCTGGCAATAATTGCTTTGAGGGTGGTGTAACATTGCTTGCAAAGGAAAACCAAGTTTTATAACATTGGTATGCCTTAGTGCTTGTTCATATTCCACATGCAAGGTTTAAGATATTATTATTCTGTGAACAGACATTTAACTAGTATTCCATTTGGTTGTTACAAGATTTTGTTGCTTGAAGTTCCAATCGAAGGACATAAGAAAAAAAGACGGAAAATGTTGTTGGAAACTAAACTCCAAGGAGGCAGTGATGTAACTCAAAGTATCTTGGATTATATACTAGAAACCACAAAACCAATTTCACCAGGAAATCAAGGTATCAAAGGTAATAATGCTCGCGCTCTTGCTGTTTTCCTCTATAAATcagaagctcattccgcacattctgcacatgcagaataatgcacttccaaactgctttcagtgctttttgaagctgtgcagaatggcaaaatccacttgcaaacagttgtgaaaacgcattattttgcttgtgcggaaggaaCCAGAATGTCATTTAGAAGCCATGccaaattatttatgtatttgctgtATTTATATCCTATCTCGTGGGCAGTGGCCTTACCGTTTTTATGTCAAGCTTAGTGGTTTACTTATTTTCTGTACTTATTTCCTGTCTCATGCGCAGTGGCCTCAAGGTAACTAACCAAGTTATCACAGTAAAATGCACAAATCAACTTAAGCTAACCAGTTGgagccattgtggtgtaatggttaaagtcCCAAGCTAGGATCTGGCAGATCTAGGTTCATATCCCCACTCTGGTATGGAAACTTACTAGGTGACCTTTGGCCTGTTACACTCTCTTAACCTAATCATGGGGCTGTGGGGAGGATAAAAACAGaagaggggtggtggtgatggaagcttctttaggtccccattgtggagaaaggcagggtgtaaatgaagtaaatgaaactTCGGAGTTACATAGCATTAGCAACATAAAATAACTGGCTGGCCAAAACAATCCCCGACTATTTTCTAGAACAGAAACGTTTGCTTGTTTCAGTAGATGAAGAGGGTGTTAGTGTGGCAGACCTCTGGCTGACTGACAGTTCCTTTTGTTGCTGCTGATCTGGCCAAAATAGAAGCAGAGCAGTGAAAATGGAATTTGCTGGCTGATgtttgaataattttttaaaaagcagagaatGATACTGGGAGATATCTGGCAAGAAATTCCCTCAGGCCACTCCCAGCTTACCTGTAAGCTCTTGCTAAAAGGACTTACAACTTAAACATTGGTAGTCATTTCATTTTCAGTATGCTGTGTATTGGCAACAGAGGCAGATGCTTCTTCTACttaatttatgggttttttaaaatcattattatATCCAGGAAAAAGAGTAATGTTAATGAAGAAGTTTCCTCTTGATGGAGAGAAGACTGGCAAAGATGCACCGCTTTTTGTTGTACCAACGGTTGTGAAAGGTAAAATTAAAAACGTATTTAGAAGAAATTGGTATAGTTTCCCTTATACTGTGATGCCCTCAATTTACAAGAACTGAGCAAGGCTCTTAATGATAGaccgttttggaggacattgggtCGCCATGCAATCACCAGTCTTTTCAATGTTTCCTCATGCAGGCTACTTTATTCAGCATACCCACACACCTAAAGATGTGGTTGACTTCACTTACTTCAAGGTTACAGTGCAGTATACAGACAAAGAGTCACAACATTGCAACCtgtctcttccttcccctttcttcttctccatttgacccctcccatttcctcttcctttttttagtCTCATCTTAACACCCAACACTTGAGCTAAAAACTGCCCTTTGTTATTCCCTGCTCTCCACAACCACACCGTACCTTAACCCACCTGGGCCCAGGGAGCTATTGTTTGCCTATCCAGGCTTGCTCACTGCTTCCACATCTGTTGAGCTTTCCTACTGTTGAGCACCCTCCTGCCTCTGCGCCCACCTTGCTCCACCCAGGTGAGCCTTGCAGCTGGCCCAAAAAGCTTGTCCTGCCCTGCCGGGATGTTTGTTGCTAGATAGCCTTCTACAAGTATGTGAATCCTGCAGCCCTAATTCTTCATCCAGACAATTATATGGGCGCTATTCTTGTAAATGTCTTGCAAAATGGAGACTCCTTAgaggtggggagaaggaggatgaGAGTGGCAGCTTAAATTAAAGTTGTGAGAAATTAAGTAGTGCAAGAATAAACAACAGTTTTGGCTGCGTGTGCTTATTCTATCATACAGCAGATGAGTGTCATAATTGTACTATTTCAAAATACTGTAGAGGTTCATGTCATGAAATGCTCCTCTGCTAAAAGAGTCCTGTACACAGAAAACTAGCACGTCATGTTAAATGCCAGGCTAGAGATTTATTAGGGCCTTTGGAAAGAAAATTTGCCAGGTGCAATGTATTCTGAGTTGCACGATGAGAGGAGGAGATTCCTATACAGTCTTAAAGGCTATCTTAAAGGAAAAGTTTTGGGGAAATTGTACTTCTAGAACTAGAAtagaaaaatgaaatgttataAGGTTAAAGTTGTATCAAGCTGTGAAAAGGTTTTATAGatattaaaatcatgttttaattcTCGTTTCCTTTATAGATAATACAAAATATGCATACAGTCCTGGATGCCCAGTTTTCTATTGCTTACAAGATATTATGAGAGTCTGCAGTGAATCAAGCACTCATTTTGCTACACTGACGGCTAGAATGTTAATTTGCTTGGATAAGTAAGAAACAGACCTACTTATGTGTGAGAAATACAGCAATCAGTAAAGCTAACAGTCAGCAAtgagacatttttctcttctttgtgccttaAAATGCAAGTCCATGTGATTTATCATTTTCTTTGTTAATGCAAAATCCTGAACAGAGTCACTTCAGGCTAAACCCATTGTCTTCATTGGGATTAAAGTGAGTAACTCTATGCAAGATTAAACTAAGTTTATTAAAGCAACTAAGAATCTTGCAGCACTGAAAGATTTAACAGATTTATTATGGCAGATTGCCCAGTTCTGTTCTTGCTTGCTTATGAGAACTGATGCCACAATGCATATGTTAGTGTCTGAACAATGAGAAAATTTCTCTTGTTAAATATTTGGTTATTTCCCTGAATTTACAGACATCTCAAAAATGCTTTGGTGTATCTCTGAATTATTTAATCATACCTTATTTCTATGGAGGGCTATAAGTTATAAATAAGTCACTTACAAATAAGTACAATATCAACCAAAGCAACAGTGATGGAAAACTTATGCTGAGACATAGTATGAATCAAAACCTATTTTTTACGCTTACAAAAGGGTAATGAGAGTCTTGATGGctgggatttttttcctctgtcaGCTGAACTGCATCCAGTACGACtgtttagagcagaggtgtcgAACTAATTTGTTATGAGCGCTGGATATGACGTAAATATGACTTGGTCAATTTTGAGGGAAGGGCTTGGCTAACTCAACTGGCAAGCCTGTAGTGGTCACCAGCACAgaacagcatgggcggggctgccTCCACTGGTGAGCCTGCAAcagccttgccagcccagattaGCAAGCAGATTAGAAAGGGGGTcgtactgtgggggggggggtgcccatcAAGCCAGATCGAGAGTGAGGTGAGGTggatgcctggactggtgagcctgcagcagggttgccagattAGATTGGGAGCAGAGTGGGGTGGATGCTTGGACTGGCCAGATTTGGATgtgggggggttgcctcagctgactcGCAGActtgataaaccctctcaagagGCCAAATTTAGCATGTTTgatacccctgatttagatggcTGTGACAACTCCTAGGCCTGATTCTCTGAGTGATTGTGCATTGACTACTAGCTGTTTTTGTATATTCTTTGATTCTGTCCAACCTGGACAGCAAATGGCAGTCCAACTGTCCCAATGCTTTTGAGCATGCAAAGCCAGCGTCTTTCAATCAGCCAAAAAGCATCTAATGCCAAAGGAGAGTACTTCTCACTAGTACTGCCTTCACATCAGACAAAGAGACAAATAAGAACAAGACCATGCAGTTCAGTTGGTATTACTCACAAGTTATAGAGAGGAATATATATGTATGGTGGTAACTATCTTCATCTGGATGAGGGCCATAATGTATTGAACTGTAGTGCTAAGCATTTGAGCATGTATCTTTGTACAGGATTAGTGTAATACCTTTTTTTCAAGTTCATAGATCAGTTTGCAATGATATGAATTATCGCTAACCAGATTTATCCATTCTGTTCCACAGGTGGCTAGAAGAACGGCATTCGCAGTCACATTCTATCCCAGCTTTATTCAGACCCTCTCCCCTAGAGCGGATTAAAACAAATGTCACAAACCCTGCATATGCTGTTGAACCTGGGCAAACAGAGAGCTCACTTCACATGGGATACACTGCACTAGAAATCAAGAGTAAAATGCTGGCACTTGAGAAAGCAGACATGTGTATCTATAACCCCTTATTTGGGTCAGATCTTCAGTATACCAATCGGGTAGGTTGACAGAGTTATGACTTCAGGAAAGCTGTTCGGTTTTAATGTTCTTTAGGGTGTAGTTTGAGTCTTTTAGGGTGTATTTTGAGTCTTTTTTATTACATGGTGTTTCCAGGTTGATAAAGTGGTTATAAACCCATACTTTGGACTTGGCGCTCCGGACTATTCAAAAATACAGATTCCAAAGCGTGAAAAATGGCAGCGCAGTATGAGCAGTGTCATGGAGGACAAGTACTGTGTTATTTTTATTCATGTTGTGTTCATAAAAATACTTTGTTCTAGTTTATCTCTGAGGAACAAACACTCATTTCTGCCTTAGATGGGGGAAAGTAGCTACGATCATAGCTCATAACCTCTTCCTCAATGTGCTTTGGTTCTTAAAGTGAAATACTCTACTGATAGGTGTGTGACCCGCAATATCTTCTTAAAGGGCTATTTGTTAAAGTGCATGAATAGAAAAAATGTAGTTCAATTACTACCTTATGTGTGTTAATAAAATCTCATTCGTGTATCAACACATTCAGTTGCTTTGAATGTCACAGATGTGTAACATAACCAACATATTTAATTTGTTCcatttttcctccagggaaaggCAGTGGGTTGATGACTTCCCACTTCACCGCAGTGCTTGTGAAGGAGACATTGCATTGTTGAGCCAACTTCTAGATGAAAGCCTTTCAGTAAACCAGTTGGACAATGACCACTGGGCACCTATCCATTATGCATGCTGGTAAGCAGAactttttctaaatgaaaagtgAGTTTGCCTGTTGGAATTACAGGATGCAACTTCCTCACACTGTCTATTTGTCCTTCAGTGGGGCAGtggtcatccaggctggttaggtcaTGCTTCTTTTGTTCAGGCAGGACTATGCAAATGTTTGCAAGGGCTTCTGGACAAAAGGGACTGATCTTCTCCAGTCAGAATAACCCTGCTGTTCAGGACAATCACGATCACAATAGCTCCTATAACTGAAGGGAAACTGAAACCCTTTGAGTTTTCCCAATAGAGTTCCTTATTTGCCAAAATGGATGAGGACCCATCTTCTAAGAAGTCAGGAGGGTCTTCTCAGGccctgaaaaaaaggaaaatgaaagaaaagtccCCCCACACGCAGGATTCTGGACTTGGAAGTGATAAGGGGATCCTCAGATTCAACAGGGAGAGGACACCTGGGAGTCACACAAGTGTCCATCACACCCTAGGACCCCTTTCAAGGAGCCTGCAGTGAGTCAGCAGACTTCCCGCATCTTGGGACAAGTGCCCAGCTGATTCGCCATTAAGGATAAATCCTCCTACCCAGAGGCATCTCGTTCTGGGAGTGATTAGTTAAAGGGCAATGCTAGATTGAAAGAGGATAACTGCAGCTGCAAAAGTACAGCTCTCCAGGATCCCGTCGAGGACATGAGGGTGAGTTGTCAGACTCCCCACTTCCTGGAACAAGCTTCATGGGTGTACAGCCATTGCAGATGCCAGCTGCATTGAGCCCTCTGCCTCTGGGCCCTTCGGGAGCCAAGTATTTTCCAGTGGAGAGCCCTCTGAGATTGGAGGCCAGCAGGGGTGCAAAAGTAGGTCCCTATACCTTATTACCTTTCTCACTAGGACTCAGCTAACCTGGAATAAATCAGTACAATCCACAGGTGTAAGATTGTGAAGTGTATGATGGTATTCTACAAAGGTGTTTAGTTCTCCTGACTTAAAATTACTCACAAGGAACATCTGTTCTTTGCATCATATGTGAAATCTTTATTTTTGAATGTTGATGCGACTCATGTTTACTCTCCTTGTAGGTATGGAAAAGCTGAAGCCACTCAGATGCTGTTAGAGAAAGGCAAATGCAATCCCAACTTGCTGAATGGACAGCTGAGCTCTCCTCTACATTTTGCTGCTGGGGGAGGACATGCTGATATCGTTCAGATTCTCCTAAGCCATCCAGAAATTGACAGAGTAAGATTCATGTTCTGTTCATAGTTTCCCATGCTGCACTTTGACACTTCTTTGCCAATTGTAAAccttaaaacagtaaaacaggaaGTGAAACAGGAAGTACTTTTCTGTTCTGGATCTTATTCTGAACCAGCAGCCCCTGGCACTGGGTCAGTGCTCTGAACATATGGGTTGCAAATGATGCACTTGCACATGTCAGAGCTGATCAACCCTATGGGTTACTGTTGGGAAATACAGAACACAAACAGAAGCAtgccagtgcatggcagctgctgtccaaaaATAAGAATGGCATGTGCTCCGGTGCTTACAGGAGTTCTTGACTTTAGAAAGTGGTATTtgtaatatttcatatttttgtttatagcataTTACAGACCAACAAGGAAGAATACCGTTGAACGTCTGCGAAGAGAACAAGCAAAATGAATGGGAAAAAACAGCTAATTTGCTGAAAGAAGCTATAAATAAGCCAGTATGCATtaactgtttaaatattttttgatCATTTGTTTACAAGCACGAGTCTCATGTGTGGTAACCAGAATTCAAGTGCCCAACTCTATTCTTGAAAATCTAAGACATAAgtgtatagcaggggtccccaacgtggtgccagCTGAtatcttttctggcacctgccaagtgtttttaggaactgGGTGTGGCCAGATAAGGCTTTTGCACAGCAAGtcctctgattgactgttgtAGATTTGTTtgcttgtgcagattttttaaattgttgctttggccacagttgccaccacagcacaaggatctacactatAGTTACTGAAGTTAAGTTATGGCAATCAATCTTtctgcaaccattttgtggctgccgtTTTGTTGCTGCGCCTACCAACCGTgtaagaattccaaatgtgcccgaaGACTCAAATAGGTTGGGGACTCATAGCATATAGTGACATCAATTAAGATTTTATCAGTTCCATTTTAAACATTCATTTTACCTTTAAGTTAATATCTAGTAGTACAGCTGGAAACAGTCTATAAATTCCAGTTCCTCATGCTGCTTgattatatttctttatttacatgGGACTTTTTTGAACCTTTCCGTGAGACACCAGTAGTACTACAATTTTAAGAACTCTTTCCTGAGAGCAAGCTTTCCCTGAGTAGATAATGCTTAGGAGGGTCTCTAATAATGCATCCTAATCAGGTGTATTCAGTAAGGCTTATTGTCAGGAATGTATTCAAAggattggagtgctgtgtggtttccgggctgtatggccgtgttctagcagcattctctcctgacgtttcgcctgcatctgtggctggcatcttcagaggatctgattaagatcctctgaagatgccagccagatcctctgaagatgccagccacagatgcaggtgaaacgtcaggagagaatgctgctagaacacggccatacagcccggaaaccacacagcactccagtgattccggccgtgaaaaccttcgacaatacattcaaaggATTGTATTGTAAGTGCCTCTCCCAAGGTTTATCTCTTCTGAGGAGAACAGCCTCTTAAAGGCTGTCCAGAAACTTAAATTAGTTTAGAATGTGGTGGCCATGTTGCTGTCAGAGGTGGGATATGGATCATGTCGCCACTGTACTAAAAGATTTGTATTCGCTCCTTATCTGTCAGTAGAATAAATTGAGAGTGCTGGTCCTTTAAGGCCTAATGGCTTGTATATATGAAGACCAGCTTCCACCCTCTGAGTCCTCCAGTTAAGTGCTCTTGCggtcccccccctcccgccccccgaCCACTGAGGTATCACTTTGAAGATGGGGGCTACTTTCATTGAAGTTTTTAcctgtggaattccttccccttTGAAGCTGGTTTGCTAGCTCTTGCCTTATTTATTGTTTCACTGTATGTTGTTAGCCATCTCAGACAGATTTCAGGAAGTGCAGTGTAGAAAAAATTTAAATAAGTAAAAAGTTTGGCTGACTTTTGTAGTTAGCCCTAATTTGTGTGCTTATGTTTTCAATATATCCTGTAGTATGAGAAGGTACGAATTTATCGAATGGATGGATCCTACCGCTCTGTTGAGCTAAGACATGGAAACAACACGACAGTGCAACAGATAATGGAAGGAATGCATCTTGCTCAAGAAACACAGCAGTACTTCACTATTTGGATCTGTTCTGAAAATCTTAGTAAGTAATGAAAACTTTTTTTGTACACAGAGTAACTGTGTATGACATTTCTCcccttccacacaccccttttctaaATGGTGTGCTCAGTTCTCCTCATTGCTTTGAATTCAGACTAAATGTTCTGTTAACAGAAGAGGTGTGGTAAaagtttttttgctgctgctgctgctgacttccAACTTGCTTCTCATCCAGTTTGCAAGGGTTCCCTCCTCTCACAGATTCAGCTTTTGGGGGAGATCAGTGAGTTTTAACGGGAGGCGG is a genomic window containing:
- the KRIT1 gene encoding krev interaction trapped protein 1 isoform X1, whose protein sequence is MGNPEVTTDAYVAVIRPKNTASLNSCEYRAKSYEILLLEVPIEGHKKKRRKMLLETKLQGGSDVTQSILDYILETTKPISPGNQGIKGKRVMLMKKFPLDGEKTGKDAPLFVVPTVVKDNTKYAYSPGCPVFYCLQDIMRVCSESSTHFATLTARMLICLDKWLEERHSQSHSIPALFRPSPLERIKTNVTNPAYAVEPGQTESSLHMGYTALEIKSKMLALEKADMCIYNPLFGSDLQYTNRVDKVVINPYFGLGAPDYSKIQIPKREKWQRSMSSVMEDKERQWVDDFPLHRSACEGDIALLSQLLDESLSVNQLDNDHWAPIHYACWYGKAEATQMLLEKGKCNPNLLNGQLSSPLHFAAGGGHADIVQILLSHPEIDRHITDQQGRIPLNVCEENKQNEWEKTANLLKEAINKPYEKVRIYRMDGSYRSVELRHGNNTTVQQIMEGMHLAQETQQYFTIWICSENLSLQLKPYHKPLQHVHDWPEIITELTNLDPQRETPQLFLRRDVRLPLVVEKKIEDPLAILILFDEARYNLLKGFYTSPDAKLITLASLLLQIVYGNYESKKHKQGFLNEENLKSIVPVTKLKSKAPHWTNRILHEYKSLSTSEGVSKEMHHLQRMFLQNCWEIPTYGAAFFTGQVFTKASSSNHKVIRVYVGVNIKGLHLLNMETKALLISLKYGCFMWQLGDADTCFQIHSLENKMSFIVHTKQAGLVVKLLTKLSSQLIPGERND
- the KRIT1 gene encoding krev interaction trapped protein 1 isoform X2; its protein translation is MQNPEQSHFRLNPLSSLGLKWLEERHSQSHSIPALFRPSPLERIKTNVTNPAYAVEPGQTESSLHMGYTALEIKSKMLALEKADMCIYNPLFGSDLQYTNRVDKVVINPYFGLGAPDYSKIQIPKREKWQRSMSSVMEDKERQWVDDFPLHRSACEGDIALLSQLLDESLSVNQLDNDHWAPIHYACWYGKAEATQMLLEKGKCNPNLLNGQLSSPLHFAAGGGHADIVQILLSHPEIDRHITDQQGRIPLNVCEENKQNEWEKTANLLKEAINKPYEKVRIYRMDGSYRSVELRHGNNTTVQQIMEGMHLAQETQQYFTIWICSENLSLQLKPYHKPLQHVHDWPEIITELTNLDPQRETPQLFLRRDVRLPLVVEKKIEDPLAILILFDEARYNLLKGFYTSPDAKLITLASLLLQIVYGNYESKKHKQGFLNEENLKSIVPVTKLKSKAPHWTNRILHEYKSLSTSEGVSKEMHHLQRMFLQNCWEIPTYGAAFFTGQVFTKASSSNHKVIRVYVGVNIKGLHLLNMETKALLISLKYGCFMWQLGDADTCFQIHSLENKMSFIVHTKQAGLVVKLLTKLSSQLIPGERND